One genomic window of Arachis hypogaea cultivar Tifrunner chromosome 8, arahy.Tifrunner.gnm2.J5K5, whole genome shotgun sequence includes the following:
- the LOC112705533 gene encoding probable protein phosphatase 2C 55, with protein MPLVYFSRLGTAIQSSNVGIGGGTISSVVFGVLIAQGKLLFSTTKFCHPVNFEACTYLVRQRRTLSVIATPCPTVSTDSALTSRLSAAAISECSDNKLTLRYRRHSLSRKVVSNLCLRTGLENGRKVGMKSSWQPENRTIYSYLIAARTLHTSYLCTELPSRDLHGSSSCAISGPAHGVRRDTCACKENSTNSSNSSKPKAPLGKTLKLASGSCYLPHPDKEKTGGEDAHFICSEAQAIGLADGVGGWADHGVDAGQYSRELMSNSVAAISGESKGSIDPARVLEKAYLSTKAKGSSTACIITLTDQWLHAINLGDSGFMVIRDGCTVFRSPVQQHNFNFTYQLESGNNGDLPSSGQVFTIRVALGDVIVAGTDGLFDNLYNNDITAVVVHAKRAGLSPQATAQKIAALARQRAQDKDRQTPFSTAAQDAGLRYYGGKLDDTTVIVSYITGSEDA; from the exons atgccACTCGTGTACTTTTCAAGATTGGGCACTGCAATTCAAAGTTCAAATGTAGGAATAGGTGGTGGAACCATAAGTTCTGTTGTTTTCGGTGTTCTGATTGCACAAGGGAAGTTGTTGTTTAGTACTACCAAGTTTTGTCACCCTGTAAACTTCGAAGCTTGTACCTATTTAGTTAGACAGAGAAGAACATTGTCTGTAATTGCCACACCATGTCCCACAGTGTCTACTGATTCTGCTCTCACTTCTCGCTTATCTGCAGCTGCAATCAGTGAATGCTCTGATAATAAGTTAACTTTGAGGTATCGTCGCCATTCACTGTCAAGAAAGGTTGTGAGTAATCTGTGTTTGAGGACAGGTTTGGAGAATGGTAGAAAAGTGGGcatgaaaagctcttggcaaccCGAAAATCGTACAATTTATAGCTATCTTATTGCTGCAAGGACCTTGCACACTTCTTACCTCTGCACAGAGTTGCCATCTAGAGATTTGCATGGATCATCATCATGCGCTATTTCAGGGCCTGCTCATGGTGTACGTCGTGACACTTGTGCTTGTAAAGAGAACTCAACAAATTCTTCTAATTCATCTAAACC GAAAGCTCCTTTAGGTAAAACCCTTAAATTAGCATCTGGATCATGCTACTTACCCCATCCTGATAAGGAAAAAACCGGGGGAGAAGATGCTCATTTTATATGCTCTGAGGCACAAGCTATAGGACTGGCAGATGGTGTTGGCGGCTGGGCCGATCATGGTGTTGATGCTGGACAGTATTCTCGTGAGCTCATGTCCAATTCAGTGGCTGCTATTTCGGGGGAGTCCAAAGGTTCAATTGACCCAGCAAGGGTGTTGGAAAAAGCATACTTAAGTACAAAAGCTAAGGGTTCCTCCACAGCATGCATTATCACACTTACTGATCAG TGGCTTCATGCTATTAACTTGGGAGACAGTGGTTTTATGGTGATCCGTGATGGGTGCACTGTATTTCGGTCCCCGGTGCAGcaacataattttaatttcacTTATCAGCTGGAAAGTGGAAATAATGGCGATTTACCTAGTTCTGGTCAG GTTTTCACGATTCGTGTTGCTCTTGGTGATGTCATAGTCGCTGGTACGGATGGGTTGTTTGACAACTTGTACAATAATGATATCACGGCAGTGGTGGTTCATGCCAAAAGAGCTGGCTTAAGCCCTCAGGCAACAGCTCAGAAAATAGCTGCACTGGCACGCCAACGGGCACAGGACAAAGACCGGCAGACGCCTTTTTCAACTGCTGCTCAAGATGCTGGGCTCCGTTACTATGGTGGCAAGCTTGACGACACAACAGTTATCGTTTCATATATTACCGGCTCTGAAGATGCCTAA
- the LOC112705532 gene encoding J domain-containing protein required for chloroplast accumulation response 1 isoform X4, which translates to MERFYSSSYSSQQGESAFYTSPSTPSRNSDVDFNDVFGGPPRRSSINSEIRHSLSYSRLQDLSQEGEGEEGEVPSSCAWRPERERPVFGGEDFVNRRRYSNKNSDFYDDIFRGDESPIRNRDQSQSPFPSRVLSPSLADPLSSSLPSNFSLPAKLSKGMDLPTFGYSTRRRNPLNNLNDGFGASDGVGSSDSHLSRFSTPPTKHKEDPKNASKPAYRQSLLSKEFSDIESNMKQDQSNSNGQFHFSIYKWASKGVPMVMPLRTERKDKLKFERSSSAKECVASEITTQNDSPASYKASLLSRSTRQDGSNSRTTIQNGADSIRITEQRASSKAQSETMSSSQTVTKDDPGSPISSTHSASEKTFSGKKEAASGNQKLETKTLRSLLNESNAIAKQDYNEITRRERQDESKMKITKELSNFDNVNPNKREETTVSVKAVEHSKAASPGSLNFGENMGKDRIKGKVKEFVRIFNQEAATKPRVEPKSEGSLYKQRDALRTKNGADEYSEQSKKESSRVESSNGSSNNLSQQDDISASATPDISFTVIGDKDGSFHGNFTVIDKKIQQWSKGKEANIRSLLSTLQLVLWPECGWKPVPLVDIIEGNAVKRAYQRALLCLHPDKLQQKGAASHQKYIAEKVFDILQEAWTQFNMLGAL; encoded by the exons atggaGAGGTTTTActcctcttcttattcttcacAACAAGGGGAAAGCGCTTTCTACACGAGTCCAAGCACGCCAAGCAGAAACTCCGATGTGGATTTCAACGATGTGTTCGGAGGGCCGCCACGGCGGTCTTCCATTAACAGCGAGATTCGGCATAGCCTCAGCTACAGCAGGTTGCAGGATTTGAgtcaagaaggagaaggagaagaaggcgaGGTTCCAAGTTCGTGTGCGTGGCGTCCGGAGCGGGAGAGACCGGTGTTTGGAGGGGAAGATTTCGTGAATCGGAGGCGTTATTCAAACAAGAACAGTGACTTCTACGATGATATATTCAGAGGCGATGAGTCTCCGATCAGGAATAGGGATCAGAGTCAGAGCCCTTTCCCCAGCAGAGTTTTGAGCCCTTCCCTTGCTGACCCTCTCTCCTCTTCTCTACCTTCGAACTTCAG TCTTCCTGCCAAATTGTCAAAAGGGATGGACCTTCCAACATTTGGTTACTCTACCAGACGTAGGAACCCACTTAACAACTTAAATGATGGTTTTGGTGCTTCGGATGGAGTAGGCTCTTCAGATTCTCATCTTTCAAGATTTTCAACCCCACCAACCAAGCACAAGGAGGATCCAAAGAATGCTTCAAAACCCGCTTATCGGCAGAGTCTTCTATCGAAAGAGTTTTCAGATATAGAAAGTAACATGAAACAAGACCAATCTAACAGTAATGGCCAATTTCATTTCTCAATATACAAATGGGCAAGTAAAGGGGTGCCAATGGTTATGCCTCTTAGGACAGAGAGAAAAGATAAGCTTAAATTTGAAAGAAGCTCAAGCGCCAAGGAATGTGTGGCCAGTGAGATTACCACACAAAATGATAGTCCTGCATCATACAAAGCCTCCTTGTTATCGAGAAGCACAAGACAAGATGGATCAAATTCTCGTACAACTATTCAAAATGGGGCAGATTCTATTCGAATCACAGAACAAAGAGCTTCTTCCAAAGCTCAATCAGAGACGATGAGCAGCTCTCAAACTGTAACTAAAGATGATCCTGGTAGTCCTATCTCATCTACTCATTCTGCGAGTGAGAAAACCTTCTCTGGAAAAAAAGAAGCAGCAAGTGGAAATCAGAAGCTTGAGACCAAAACATTACGTTCACTGTTAAATGAAAGTAATGCAATAGCGAAACAAG ATTATAATGAGATCACTCGAAGGGAGAGACAAGATGAAAGTAAGATGAAAATCACAAAAGAGTTGTCTAATTTTGATAACGTGAATCCAAATAAACGAGAAGAAACGACTGTTTCTGTGAAAGCTGTAGAGCATAGCAAAGCTGCATCCCCTGGTTCCTTGAACTTTGGTGAGAATATGGGGAAAGACCGCATTAAAGGAAAGGTCAAAGAATTTGTCCGAATATTCAATCAAGAAGCTGCAACAAAACCCAGAGTTGAACCCAAATCTGAGGGTTCTTTATACAAGCAAAGAGATGCTTTGAGGACAAAGAACGGA GCGGACGAGTATTCCGAACAGTCCAAGAAAGAAAGTTCCAGGGTAGAGTCCTCCAATGGGTCTTCTAATAATTTGTCTCAGCAGGATGATATCTCAGCATCAG CAACGCCAGATATTTCATTTACTGTTATTGGAGATAAGGATGGATCCTTCCATGGGAATTTCACG GTCATTGACAAGAAGATACAACAATGGTCTAAAGGGAAGGAAGCAAACATACGCTCGCTACTATCGACGTTACAATTA GTGCTTTGGCCGGAGTGTGGCTGGAAGCCTGTGCCTCTTGTCGATATAATTGAAGGAAATGCGGTGAAAAGAGCTTATCAAAGAGCTTTACTTTGTCTACATCCAGATAAATTGCAGCAAAAGGGTGCTGCTTCACATCAAAAATACATTGCAGAAAAAGTTTTTGACATCTTACAG GAAGCATGGACGCAGTTCAATATGCTCGGTGCACTCTAA
- the LOC112705532 gene encoding J domain-containing protein required for chloroplast accumulation response 1 isoform X3 → MERFYSSSYSSQQGESAFYTSPSTPSRNSDVDFNDVFGGPPRRSSINSEIRHSLSYSRLQDLSQEGEGEEGEVPSSCAWRPERERPVFGGEDFVNRRRYSNKNSDFYDDIFRGDESPIRNRDQSQSPFPSRVLSPSLADPLSSSLPSNFSLPAKLSKGMDLPTFGYSTRRRNPLNNLNDGFGASDGVGSSDSHLSRFSTPPTKHKEDPKNASKPAYRQSLLSKEFSDIESNMKQDQSNSNGQFHFSIYKWASKGVPMVMPLRTERKDKLKFERSSSAKECVASEITTQNDSPASYKASLLSRSTRQDGSNSRTTIQNGADSIRITEQRASSKAQSETMSSSQTVTKDDPGSPISSTHSASEKTFSGKKEAASGNQKLETKTLRSLLNESNAIAKQDYNEITRRERQDESKMKITKELSNFDNVNPNKREETTVSVKAVEHSKAASPGSLNFGENMGKDRIKGKVKEFVRIFNQEAATKPRVEPKSEGSLYKQRDALRTKNGVSADEYSEQSKKESSRVESSNGSSNNLSQQDDISASATPDISFTVIGDKDGSFHGNFTVIDKKIQQWSKGKEANIRSLLSTLQLVLWPECGWKPVPLVDIIEGNAVKRAYQRALLCLHPDKLQQKGAASHQKYIAEKVFDILQEAWTQFNMLGAL, encoded by the exons atggaGAGGTTTTActcctcttcttattcttcacAACAAGGGGAAAGCGCTTTCTACACGAGTCCAAGCACGCCAAGCAGAAACTCCGATGTGGATTTCAACGATGTGTTCGGAGGGCCGCCACGGCGGTCTTCCATTAACAGCGAGATTCGGCATAGCCTCAGCTACAGCAGGTTGCAGGATTTGAgtcaagaaggagaaggagaagaaggcgaGGTTCCAAGTTCGTGTGCGTGGCGTCCGGAGCGGGAGAGACCGGTGTTTGGAGGGGAAGATTTCGTGAATCGGAGGCGTTATTCAAACAAGAACAGTGACTTCTACGATGATATATTCAGAGGCGATGAGTCTCCGATCAGGAATAGGGATCAGAGTCAGAGCCCTTTCCCCAGCAGAGTTTTGAGCCCTTCCCTTGCTGACCCTCTCTCCTCTTCTCTACCTTCGAACTTCAG TCTTCCTGCCAAATTGTCAAAAGGGATGGACCTTCCAACATTTGGTTACTCTACCAGACGTAGGAACCCACTTAACAACTTAAATGATGGTTTTGGTGCTTCGGATGGAGTAGGCTCTTCAGATTCTCATCTTTCAAGATTTTCAACCCCACCAACCAAGCACAAGGAGGATCCAAAGAATGCTTCAAAACCCGCTTATCGGCAGAGTCTTCTATCGAAAGAGTTTTCAGATATAGAAAGTAACATGAAACAAGACCAATCTAACAGTAATGGCCAATTTCATTTCTCAATATACAAATGGGCAAGTAAAGGGGTGCCAATGGTTATGCCTCTTAGGACAGAGAGAAAAGATAAGCTTAAATTTGAAAGAAGCTCAAGCGCCAAGGAATGTGTGGCCAGTGAGATTACCACACAAAATGATAGTCCTGCATCATACAAAGCCTCCTTGTTATCGAGAAGCACAAGACAAGATGGATCAAATTCTCGTACAACTATTCAAAATGGGGCAGATTCTATTCGAATCACAGAACAAAGAGCTTCTTCCAAAGCTCAATCAGAGACGATGAGCAGCTCTCAAACTGTAACTAAAGATGATCCTGGTAGTCCTATCTCATCTACTCATTCTGCGAGTGAGAAAACCTTCTCTGGAAAAAAAGAAGCAGCAAGTGGAAATCAGAAGCTTGAGACCAAAACATTACGTTCACTGTTAAATGAAAGTAATGCAATAGCGAAACAAG ATTATAATGAGATCACTCGAAGGGAGAGACAAGATGAAAGTAAGATGAAAATCACAAAAGAGTTGTCTAATTTTGATAACGTGAATCCAAATAAACGAGAAGAAACGACTGTTTCTGTGAAAGCTGTAGAGCATAGCAAAGCTGCATCCCCTGGTTCCTTGAACTTTGGTGAGAATATGGGGAAAGACCGCATTAAAGGAAAGGTCAAAGAATTTGTCCGAATATTCAATCAAGAAGCTGCAACAAAACCCAGAGTTGAACCCAAATCTGAGGGTTCTTTATACAAGCAAAGAGATGCTTTGAGGACAAAGAACGGAGTAAGT GCGGACGAGTATTCCGAACAGTCCAAGAAAGAAAGTTCCAGGGTAGAGTCCTCCAATGGGTCTTCTAATAATTTGTCTCAGCAGGATGATATCTCAGCATCAG CAACGCCAGATATTTCATTTACTGTTATTGGAGATAAGGATGGATCCTTCCATGGGAATTTCACG GTCATTGACAAGAAGATACAACAATGGTCTAAAGGGAAGGAAGCAAACATACGCTCGCTACTATCGACGTTACAATTA GTGCTTTGGCCGGAGTGTGGCTGGAAGCCTGTGCCTCTTGTCGATATAATTGAAGGAAATGCGGTGAAAAGAGCTTATCAAAGAGCTTTACTTTGTCTACATCCAGATAAATTGCAGCAAAAGGGTGCTGCTTCACATCAAAAATACATTGCAGAAAAAGTTTTTGACATCTTACAG GAAGCATGGACGCAGTTCAATATGCTCGGTGCACTCTAA
- the LOC112705532 gene encoding J domain-containing protein required for chloroplast accumulation response 1 isoform X2 gives MERFYSSSYSSQQGESAFYTSPSTPSRNSDVDFNDVFGGPPRRSSINSEIRHSLSYSRLQDLSQEGEGEEGEVPSSCAWRPERERPVFGGEDFVNRRRYSNKNSDFYDDIFRGDESPIRNRDQSQSPFPSRVLSPSLADPLSSSLPSNFSLPAKLSKGMDLPTFGYSTRRRNPLNNLNDGFGASDGVGSSDSHLSRFSTPPTKHKEDPKNASKPAYRQSLLSKEFSDIESNMKQDQSNSNGQFHFSIYKWASKGVPMVMPLRTERKDKLKFERSSSAKECVASEITTQNDSPASYKASLLSRSTRQDGSNSRTTIQNGADSIRITEQRASSKAQSETMSSSQTVTKDDPGSPISSTHSASEKTFSGKKEAASGNQKLETKTLRSLLNESNAIAKQDYNEITRRERQDESKMKITKELSNFDNVNPNKREETTVSVKAVEHSKAASPGSLNFGENMGKDRIKGKVKEFVRIFNQEAATKPRVEPKSEGSLYKQRDALRTKNGADEYSEQSKKESSRVESSNGSSNNLSQQDDISASATPDISFTVIGDKDGSFHGNFTIQVLAEDENDDLKSQDNKAIQVIDKKIQQWSKGKEANIRSLLSTLQLVLWPECGWKPVPLVDIIEGNAVKRAYQRALLCLHPDKLQQKGAASHQKYIAEKVFDILQEAWTQFNMLGAL, from the exons atggaGAGGTTTTActcctcttcttattcttcacAACAAGGGGAAAGCGCTTTCTACACGAGTCCAAGCACGCCAAGCAGAAACTCCGATGTGGATTTCAACGATGTGTTCGGAGGGCCGCCACGGCGGTCTTCCATTAACAGCGAGATTCGGCATAGCCTCAGCTACAGCAGGTTGCAGGATTTGAgtcaagaaggagaaggagaagaaggcgaGGTTCCAAGTTCGTGTGCGTGGCGTCCGGAGCGGGAGAGACCGGTGTTTGGAGGGGAAGATTTCGTGAATCGGAGGCGTTATTCAAACAAGAACAGTGACTTCTACGATGATATATTCAGAGGCGATGAGTCTCCGATCAGGAATAGGGATCAGAGTCAGAGCCCTTTCCCCAGCAGAGTTTTGAGCCCTTCCCTTGCTGACCCTCTCTCCTCTTCTCTACCTTCGAACTTCAG TCTTCCTGCCAAATTGTCAAAAGGGATGGACCTTCCAACATTTGGTTACTCTACCAGACGTAGGAACCCACTTAACAACTTAAATGATGGTTTTGGTGCTTCGGATGGAGTAGGCTCTTCAGATTCTCATCTTTCAAGATTTTCAACCCCACCAACCAAGCACAAGGAGGATCCAAAGAATGCTTCAAAACCCGCTTATCGGCAGAGTCTTCTATCGAAAGAGTTTTCAGATATAGAAAGTAACATGAAACAAGACCAATCTAACAGTAATGGCCAATTTCATTTCTCAATATACAAATGGGCAAGTAAAGGGGTGCCAATGGTTATGCCTCTTAGGACAGAGAGAAAAGATAAGCTTAAATTTGAAAGAAGCTCAAGCGCCAAGGAATGTGTGGCCAGTGAGATTACCACACAAAATGATAGTCCTGCATCATACAAAGCCTCCTTGTTATCGAGAAGCACAAGACAAGATGGATCAAATTCTCGTACAACTATTCAAAATGGGGCAGATTCTATTCGAATCACAGAACAAAGAGCTTCTTCCAAAGCTCAATCAGAGACGATGAGCAGCTCTCAAACTGTAACTAAAGATGATCCTGGTAGTCCTATCTCATCTACTCATTCTGCGAGTGAGAAAACCTTCTCTGGAAAAAAAGAAGCAGCAAGTGGAAATCAGAAGCTTGAGACCAAAACATTACGTTCACTGTTAAATGAAAGTAATGCAATAGCGAAACAAG ATTATAATGAGATCACTCGAAGGGAGAGACAAGATGAAAGTAAGATGAAAATCACAAAAGAGTTGTCTAATTTTGATAACGTGAATCCAAATAAACGAGAAGAAACGACTGTTTCTGTGAAAGCTGTAGAGCATAGCAAAGCTGCATCCCCTGGTTCCTTGAACTTTGGTGAGAATATGGGGAAAGACCGCATTAAAGGAAAGGTCAAAGAATTTGTCCGAATATTCAATCAAGAAGCTGCAACAAAACCCAGAGTTGAACCCAAATCTGAGGGTTCTTTATACAAGCAAAGAGATGCTTTGAGGACAAAGAACGGA GCGGACGAGTATTCCGAACAGTCCAAGAAAGAAAGTTCCAGGGTAGAGTCCTCCAATGGGTCTTCTAATAATTTGTCTCAGCAGGATGATATCTCAGCATCAG CAACGCCAGATATTTCATTTACTGTTATTGGAGATAAGGATGGATCCTTCCATGGGAATTTCACG ATACAAGTACTAGCagaagatgagaatgatgatTTAAAAAGCCAAGATAACAAAGCAATCCAA GTCATTGACAAGAAGATACAACAATGGTCTAAAGGGAAGGAAGCAAACATACGCTCGCTACTATCGACGTTACAATTA GTGCTTTGGCCGGAGTGTGGCTGGAAGCCTGTGCCTCTTGTCGATATAATTGAAGGAAATGCGGTGAAAAGAGCTTATCAAAGAGCTTTACTTTGTCTACATCCAGATAAATTGCAGCAAAAGGGTGCTGCTTCACATCAAAAATACATTGCAGAAAAAGTTTTTGACATCTTACAG GAAGCATGGACGCAGTTCAATATGCTCGGTGCACTCTAA
- the LOC112705532 gene encoding J domain-containing protein required for chloroplast accumulation response 1 isoform X1, producing the protein MERFYSSSYSSQQGESAFYTSPSTPSRNSDVDFNDVFGGPPRRSSINSEIRHSLSYSRLQDLSQEGEGEEGEVPSSCAWRPERERPVFGGEDFVNRRRYSNKNSDFYDDIFRGDESPIRNRDQSQSPFPSRVLSPSLADPLSSSLPSNFSLPAKLSKGMDLPTFGYSTRRRNPLNNLNDGFGASDGVGSSDSHLSRFSTPPTKHKEDPKNASKPAYRQSLLSKEFSDIESNMKQDQSNSNGQFHFSIYKWASKGVPMVMPLRTERKDKLKFERSSSAKECVASEITTQNDSPASYKASLLSRSTRQDGSNSRTTIQNGADSIRITEQRASSKAQSETMSSSQTVTKDDPGSPISSTHSASEKTFSGKKEAASGNQKLETKTLRSLLNESNAIAKQDYNEITRRERQDESKMKITKELSNFDNVNPNKREETTVSVKAVEHSKAASPGSLNFGENMGKDRIKGKVKEFVRIFNQEAATKPRVEPKSEGSLYKQRDALRTKNGVSADEYSEQSKKESSRVESSNGSSNNLSQQDDISASATPDISFTVIGDKDGSFHGNFTIQVLAEDENDDLKSQDNKAIQVIDKKIQQWSKGKEANIRSLLSTLQLVLWPECGWKPVPLVDIIEGNAVKRAYQRALLCLHPDKLQQKGAASHQKYIAEKVFDILQEAWTQFNMLGAL; encoded by the exons atggaGAGGTTTTActcctcttcttattcttcacAACAAGGGGAAAGCGCTTTCTACACGAGTCCAAGCACGCCAAGCAGAAACTCCGATGTGGATTTCAACGATGTGTTCGGAGGGCCGCCACGGCGGTCTTCCATTAACAGCGAGATTCGGCATAGCCTCAGCTACAGCAGGTTGCAGGATTTGAgtcaagaaggagaaggagaagaaggcgaGGTTCCAAGTTCGTGTGCGTGGCGTCCGGAGCGGGAGAGACCGGTGTTTGGAGGGGAAGATTTCGTGAATCGGAGGCGTTATTCAAACAAGAACAGTGACTTCTACGATGATATATTCAGAGGCGATGAGTCTCCGATCAGGAATAGGGATCAGAGTCAGAGCCCTTTCCCCAGCAGAGTTTTGAGCCCTTCCCTTGCTGACCCTCTCTCCTCTTCTCTACCTTCGAACTTCAG TCTTCCTGCCAAATTGTCAAAAGGGATGGACCTTCCAACATTTGGTTACTCTACCAGACGTAGGAACCCACTTAACAACTTAAATGATGGTTTTGGTGCTTCGGATGGAGTAGGCTCTTCAGATTCTCATCTTTCAAGATTTTCAACCCCACCAACCAAGCACAAGGAGGATCCAAAGAATGCTTCAAAACCCGCTTATCGGCAGAGTCTTCTATCGAAAGAGTTTTCAGATATAGAAAGTAACATGAAACAAGACCAATCTAACAGTAATGGCCAATTTCATTTCTCAATATACAAATGGGCAAGTAAAGGGGTGCCAATGGTTATGCCTCTTAGGACAGAGAGAAAAGATAAGCTTAAATTTGAAAGAAGCTCAAGCGCCAAGGAATGTGTGGCCAGTGAGATTACCACACAAAATGATAGTCCTGCATCATACAAAGCCTCCTTGTTATCGAGAAGCACAAGACAAGATGGATCAAATTCTCGTACAACTATTCAAAATGGGGCAGATTCTATTCGAATCACAGAACAAAGAGCTTCTTCCAAAGCTCAATCAGAGACGATGAGCAGCTCTCAAACTGTAACTAAAGATGATCCTGGTAGTCCTATCTCATCTACTCATTCTGCGAGTGAGAAAACCTTCTCTGGAAAAAAAGAAGCAGCAAGTGGAAATCAGAAGCTTGAGACCAAAACATTACGTTCACTGTTAAATGAAAGTAATGCAATAGCGAAACAAG ATTATAATGAGATCACTCGAAGGGAGAGACAAGATGAAAGTAAGATGAAAATCACAAAAGAGTTGTCTAATTTTGATAACGTGAATCCAAATAAACGAGAAGAAACGACTGTTTCTGTGAAAGCTGTAGAGCATAGCAAAGCTGCATCCCCTGGTTCCTTGAACTTTGGTGAGAATATGGGGAAAGACCGCATTAAAGGAAAGGTCAAAGAATTTGTCCGAATATTCAATCAAGAAGCTGCAACAAAACCCAGAGTTGAACCCAAATCTGAGGGTTCTTTATACAAGCAAAGAGATGCTTTGAGGACAAAGAACGGAGTAAGT GCGGACGAGTATTCCGAACAGTCCAAGAAAGAAAGTTCCAGGGTAGAGTCCTCCAATGGGTCTTCTAATAATTTGTCTCAGCAGGATGATATCTCAGCATCAG CAACGCCAGATATTTCATTTACTGTTATTGGAGATAAGGATGGATCCTTCCATGGGAATTTCACG ATACAAGTACTAGCagaagatgagaatgatgatTTAAAAAGCCAAGATAACAAAGCAATCCAA GTCATTGACAAGAAGATACAACAATGGTCTAAAGGGAAGGAAGCAAACATACGCTCGCTACTATCGACGTTACAATTA GTGCTTTGGCCGGAGTGTGGCTGGAAGCCTGTGCCTCTTGTCGATATAATTGAAGGAAATGCGGTGAAAAGAGCTTATCAAAGAGCTTTACTTTGTCTACATCCAGATAAATTGCAGCAAAAGGGTGCTGCTTCACATCAAAAATACATTGCAGAAAAAGTTTTTGACATCTTACAG GAAGCATGGACGCAGTTCAATATGCTCGGTGCACTCTAA